In a genomic window of Gigantopelta aegis isolate Gae_Host chromosome 9, Gae_host_genome, whole genome shotgun sequence:
- the LOC121381731 gene encoding extensin-like has protein sequence MILVYGNADSTKTKSRRRTRRKRTSGAAQRGQKLAAQPPAAVPSALPPSPRPVKPAQPEATQQPSQLDVTTPLLDPAICETPRPASPVPTRRPFASRPPPPGDSAVTTLDVGAAKRKAVTPTSDQPAKAGLPQPLGTGTPPGVSPSRTGDFKRETSRSSPMAARSLSTP, from the coding sequence atGATTTTGGTGTACGGCAACGCGGATTCAACGAAGACGAAGAGTAGAAGAAGAACGAGGAGGAAACGTACATCAGGTGCGGCACAAAGGGGAcaaaaactggcggctcaaccgccagcagcggtcccgtctgcgttgCCGCCCTCACCACGACCCGTGAAGCCAGCACAGCCGGAAGCGACTCAGCAACCGTCACAGCTGGATGTTACGACGCCGCTACTGGATCCAGCTATCTGCGAGACTCCACGGCCAGCGTCGCCTGTTCCAACTCGTCGTCCGTTCGCGTCGAGGCCCCCACCCCCGGGTGACTCCGCTGTGACGACTTTGGATGTTGGTGCTGCCAAGCGGAAGGCCGTCACTCCCACgagtgaccagccagccaaggccggCCTTCCGCAACCGTTAGGGACAGGGACGCCGCCTGGAGTCTCGCCCTCACGAACGGGGGACTTCAAGCGGGAAACTTCAAGAAGTTCGCCGATGGCAGCGAGGTCGCTCTCCACGCCATGA